One genomic segment of Bradyrhizobium prioriisuperbiae includes these proteins:
- a CDS encoding GlxA family transcriptional regulator — MQEIGFVVFPGFQVMGFAAITVFEVANLATGNEIYRVHLLSEHGGPVRASAGFNVETEAFGVRAFDTVIIGAGTDLHSTTPGLVKFIQQAMTSARRVAAPCTGAFSLAEAGVLNGRRATTHWAFARELRMRYPEIDIDEDRIFIIDGQVWTSAGMTAGVDLALAMVEKDLGAEVARSVARKLVVYHRRAGGQSQFSALLELEPKSDRIQSALDYAKNHLRNELSVEELANAARLSPRQFSRAFRAETGQSPAKAIENLRVEAARMMMEQGRLSMDVIANETGFADRERMRRAFLRAFGQPPQAMRRNAKVIAEVA; from the coding sequence ATGCAAGAGATTGGTTTTGTTGTCTTTCCAGGCTTCCAGGTGATGGGCTTTGCCGCCATCACGGTGTTCGAGGTCGCCAACCTCGCCACCGGGAACGAGATCTACAGAGTGCATCTGCTGTCCGAACATGGCGGCCCGGTGCGGGCCTCGGCCGGCTTCAATGTCGAGACCGAAGCGTTTGGCGTCCGCGCGTTCGACACAGTCATCATCGGCGCCGGCACCGACCTGCATTCCACCACGCCGGGGCTGGTCAAATTCATCCAGCAGGCGATGACATCGGCGCGACGGGTGGCGGCGCCCTGCACCGGCGCATTTTCGCTGGCGGAAGCCGGCGTTCTCAACGGCCGGCGCGCCACCACCCATTGGGCCTTCGCGCGTGAGCTGCGAATGCGGTACCCCGAGATCGACATCGACGAAGACCGCATCTTCATCATCGACGGCCAGGTCTGGACCTCGGCCGGCATGACGGCGGGTGTCGATCTTGCGCTCGCCATGGTCGAGAAGGATCTCGGCGCGGAGGTCGCACGATCGGTGGCGCGCAAGCTCGTGGTTTATCACCGCCGCGCCGGCGGCCAGTCGCAATTCTCGGCGCTGCTTGAGCTCGAACCGAAGTCGGATCGTATCCAGAGCGCGCTGGATTATGCCAAAAACCACCTGCGCAACGAATTGTCGGTGGAGGAACTGGCCAATGCCGCGCGCCTCAGTCCGCGCCAGTTCAGCCGCGCCTTCCGCGCGGAAACCGGACAGTCGCCCGCCAAGGCGATCGAGAATTTACGAGTCGAGGCCGCACGGATGATGATGGAGCAGGGACGGCTTTCGATGGATGTGATCGCCAACGAGACCGGCTTTGCCGACCGCGAACGGATGCGCCGCGCATTTCTGCGCGCATTCGGCCAGCCGCCCCAGGCGATGCGGCGCAATGCCAAGGTGATTGCTGAAGTCGCTTAG
- a CDS encoding substrate-binding domain-containing protein, which produces MRKALIGLTVALATLAGAAHAQDKKVTIGVSIPAADHGWTAGVVFHAQRVAKALMARHPGLNVIVKTSPDAATQANALEDLATQGIGALVILPSDPDPLVNAIKRVKGKGVFVTLVDRAPSNNDNSVRDLYVAGNNPALGATAGEYIKSRTPEAMVAVIRGLPIPIDQQRQDGFDKAVAGSNVKVLAKQFGNWNRDDAFKVMQDYLTKFPKIDVVWCQDDDMAVGVLQAIAQAKRTDIQYVIAGAGSKEMVKKVLDGDKLIPVDVLYPPAMVGTALELTVANLYGQVPVRGSYILDATLITKENAKEFYFPDSPF; this is translated from the coding sequence ATGCGGAAGGCACTTATCGGTTTGACGGTCGCTCTGGCTACGCTGGCCGGCGCGGCTCACGCGCAAGACAAGAAGGTGACGATCGGCGTATCGATCCCGGCCGCCGATCACGGCTGGACAGCCGGCGTGGTCTTTCATGCCCAGCGTGTCGCCAAGGCGCTGATGGCCCGGCACCCCGGCCTCAACGTGATCGTCAAGACATCGCCGGATGCGGCGACACAGGCCAATGCACTGGAAGACCTGGCGACCCAGGGCATCGGCGCCCTGGTGATCCTGCCGTCCGATCCCGATCCGCTGGTCAATGCCATCAAGCGGGTGAAGGGCAAGGGCGTGTTCGTGACCCTGGTCGATCGTGCGCCCAGCAACAACGACAACTCCGTGCGCGATCTCTATGTCGCCGGCAATAACCCCGCGCTCGGCGCCACGGCCGGCGAGTATATCAAGTCACGCACACCGGAGGCCATGGTGGCGGTGATCCGCGGCCTGCCGATCCCGATCGACCAGCAGCGCCAGGATGGCTTCGACAAGGCCGTCGCCGGCAGCAATGTGAAGGTGCTGGCCAAGCAGTTCGGCAACTGGAATCGCGACGATGCCTTCAAGGTGATGCAAGACTATTTGACCAAGTTCCCGAAGATCGACGTGGTGTGGTGCCAGGACGACGACATGGCGGTGGGCGTGCTGCAGGCGATCGCACAGGCCAAACGCACGGATATCCAGTACGTCATCGCCGGTGCCGGCTCCAAGGAGATGGTGAAGAAGGTATTGGACGGCGACAAGCTGATTCCGGTCGACGTGCTTTATCCGCCGGCCATGGTGGGCACCGCTTTGGAGCTGACCGTCGCCAACCTCTACGGCCAGGTCCCGGTTCGCGGCAGCTACATCCTGGATGCGACGCTGATCACCAAGGAGAACGCGAAGGAATTCTATTTCCCGGATTCGCCGTTCTGA
- a CDS encoding ABC transporter permease — MADTLARDTTARRFPIDVDLRAVAPFVALALLLAVGAFANPNVISLDNLLNVATRSAFIAIIAVGATFVIAAGGLDLSVGSMMAFVASLMIMFMNSGVIADPLMMLVAAMLLSLAIGTVCGLANGWITTIGGIEPFIVTLGTMGIFRGLTTWLSQGGAITLRSPEIQNLYHPAYFGAVLGVPVPIIVIFAVALIGAFVLYRTRFGRHVVAVGSNEEVARYSGISVNRVRTVTYVIQGLCVAIAVLLYVPRLGSTSATSGTLWELQAITAVVIGGTALRGGVGRIWGTVCGAFILEIVGNIMLLSNFVSEYLIGAIQGAIIIIAMLVQRSLMRKS, encoded by the coding sequence ATGGCCGACACCTTAGCCCGGGATACGACTGCACGTCGATTTCCGATCGATGTCGACCTCAGGGCCGTTGCGCCATTTGTTGCGCTCGCGCTGCTGCTGGCCGTTGGTGCGTTCGCCAATCCCAACGTGATCAGCCTCGATAACCTGCTCAATGTGGCGACCCGCAGCGCCTTCATCGCGATCATCGCCGTCGGCGCGACCTTCGTCATTGCTGCCGGCGGGCTCGATCTATCGGTCGGATCGATGATGGCATTCGTCGCCAGTCTGATGATCATGTTCATGAACAGCGGTGTCATCGCTGATCCCTTGATGATGCTCGTCGCGGCGATGCTGTTGTCTCTGGCCATCGGCACGGTCTGCGGCTTGGCCAATGGATGGATTACGACGATCGGGGGGATCGAACCCTTTATCGTGACGCTCGGCACCATGGGGATCTTCCGCGGCCTCACCACCTGGCTGTCGCAAGGTGGCGCAATCACCTTGCGTTCGCCGGAAATCCAGAACCTGTATCACCCGGCCTATTTCGGCGCGGTGCTGGGCGTGCCGGTGCCCATCATTGTCATCTTCGCCGTGGCTCTGATCGGCGCCTTCGTGCTCTACCGCACGCGTTTTGGCCGCCATGTCGTCGCGGTCGGCTCGAACGAAGAGGTCGCGCGTTATTCCGGCATTTCGGTCAATCGGGTTCGCACCGTCACTTATGTCATCCAGGGCCTCTGCGTAGCCATCGCGGTTCTGTTGTACGTGCCGCGGCTGGGCTCCACCTCGGCGACCAGCGGCACACTCTGGGAATTGCAGGCGATCACGGCGGTGGTGATCGGCGGCACCGCGCTGCGCGGCGGCGTCGGGCGTATCTGGGGCACAGTCTGCGGTGCGTTCATTCTCGAAATCGTCGGCAATATCATGCTGCTGTCGAATTTCGTCAGCGAGTACCTGATTGGCGCCATCCAGGGGGCGATCATCATCATTGCGATGCTGGTGCAGCGGTCGCTGATGCGAAAATCCTGA
- a CDS encoding sugar ABC transporter ATP-binding protein produces MRPDTLTSPSASPPLLQADGLGKSFGPVEVLKDIALSIDAGRVHAIIGENGAGKSTLMKILAGLLVPTSGALRLDGELVTFDGPADAERRGIVLVHQEILLAPDLTVAQNLFLGRELRKGLVVDDRAMNARASRAIRELGSELDPKALVGRLSIAQRQLVQIARALLVPRRVVIFDEPTASLTPTETEALLEVIGDISAKGTAVLYISHRLPEVKAIADQVTVLRDGRLVASRSANDLQPADMARLMVGRDVSKLYPAREVSIAQDRVLEVEDFSVPGFVSHASFKLGKGEILGFAGLIGAGRTELMEGIVGLKRGRGTVRLNGSPVHFSNVHDSMQAGIVYLSEDRKGKGLLLAQNLRVNLTLAALQKFIGALQVDRARERTALDTAIAEFDIRAARQGMLAGQLSGGNQQKLFLAKMMMLDPDIVIIDEPTRGIDIGTKEQIYKFIAPLAEQGRAVIVISSEMSELIGLCDRVVVMRAGRTVGDVAGAGMTEHDIVMMATGATSQEAALVAE; encoded by the coding sequence ATGAGGCCGGACACGCTCACATCCCCATCGGCATCGCCGCCGCTTCTGCAAGCCGACGGGCTCGGCAAGTCCTTCGGACCGGTCGAGGTGCTGAAGGACATCGCGCTGTCCATCGATGCCGGCCGGGTGCATGCGATCATCGGCGAGAACGGCGCCGGCAAGTCGACCCTGATGAAGATCCTGGCCGGCCTGCTGGTGCCGACGTCGGGCGCGCTTCGGCTTGACGGCGAACTGGTGACGTTTGACGGCCCGGCGGATGCCGAGCGGCGCGGCATCGTGCTGGTGCACCAGGAAATCCTGCTCGCGCCGGATCTCACCGTGGCGCAGAACCTGTTTCTTGGGCGTGAGCTGCGCAAAGGCCTTGTGGTCGACGATCGCGCGATGAACGCCCGTGCGTCACGCGCGATCCGCGAACTTGGCTCGGAGCTGGATCCGAAAGCGCTGGTTGGCCGGCTGTCGATCGCACAGCGGCAACTGGTGCAGATTGCACGGGCGCTTTTGGTGCCGCGCCGCGTTGTGATCTTCGACGAGCCGACCGCCTCGCTGACTCCGACCGAGACCGAGGCTCTGCTCGAGGTGATCGGCGACATCAGCGCGAAGGGCACCGCGGTTCTCTACATCTCGCACCGCCTGCCGGAGGTGAAGGCCATCGCCGACCAGGTGACGGTGCTGCGGGACGGGCGCCTGGTCGCCAGCCGTTCGGCAAATGATCTGCAACCAGCCGACATGGCGCGGCTGATGGTCGGCCGCGATGTGTCGAAACTCTATCCGGCCCGAGAGGTGTCGATCGCTCAGGATCGCGTGCTGGAGGTTGAGGATTTTTCCGTTCCCGGCTTTGTCAGCCATGCCTCGTTTAAACTCGGAAAGGGCGAAATCCTCGGCTTTGCCGGGCTGATCGGCGCGGGCAGGACCGAACTGATGGAAGGCATCGTGGGCTTGAAGCGCGGCCGCGGCACGGTCAGGCTCAACGGCTCGCCGGTGCATTTTTCGAACGTTCACGACAGCATGCAGGCCGGCATCGTCTATCTCAGCGAAGACCGCAAGGGCAAAGGCTTGTTGCTCGCCCAGAACCTGCGCGTCAACCTGACACTCGCGGCGCTGCAGAAATTTATCGGCGCTTTGCAGGTCGATCGCGCGCGCGAACGTACTGCGCTGGACACGGCGATCGCCGAATTCGACATCCGCGCCGCGCGTCAGGGCATGCTCGCGGGCCAGCTGTCCGGCGGCAACCAGCAAAAGCTGTTCCTGGCCAAGATGATGATGCTCGACCCCGACATCGTCATCATCGACGAGCCGACCCGCGGCATCGACATCGGGACCAAGGAGCAGATCTACAAGTTCATCGCGCCGCTGGCGGAGCAGGGGCGCGCGGTGATCGTGATCTCGTCCGAGATGTCGGAACTGATCGGCCTCTGTGATCGCGTCGTTGTCATGCGCGCGGGTCGCACGGTTGGTGACGTCGCGGGAGCAGGGATGACCGAGCATGACATCGTCATGATGGCGACCGGAGCGACATCGCAGGAGGCCGCCCTGGTGGCGGAATGA
- a CDS encoding Gfo/Idh/MocA family oxidoreductase — protein MTIAGRQQQAHSGRIRLGMVGGGQGAFIGAVHRTAARIDDQFELVAGALSSDAERAKLSAREIGLAEDRTYSSYEEMAKAEAARPDGIEAVSIVTPNHLHAPAARAFLNAGIHVICDKPMTTTVAEARELVDLVGRSGKIFCLTHNYTGYPMIRQARAMVASGELGTIRLVQVEYPQDWLTRRAELSGSKQAEWRTDPKRSGAGGSIGDIGTHAYNIAAFVTGLEIEELLAQLTTFAPGRQLDDDVQILLRYRGGARGMLWASQVAVGNENGLKLRVYGTEAGLEWTQADPNYLWFTRFSEPKQLLTRGGAGARAEAIRVTRLPSGHPEGYFEAFATIYTEAARAIRAARAGGTPDRDVLYPTVEDGLEGMLFIEAAVESSRKGSVWTRLA, from the coding sequence ATGACCATCGCAGGACGTCAGCAGCAGGCCCATAGCGGACGCATCCGTCTCGGCATGGTCGGCGGCGGGCAGGGGGCTTTCATCGGCGCCGTCCATCGCACTGCGGCGCGGATCGACGATCAGTTCGAACTGGTGGCGGGCGCGCTATCGTCCGACGCCGAACGGGCCAAGCTCTCGGCGCGCGAGATCGGGCTTGCGGAGGACCGCACGTATTCCTCCTATGAGGAGATGGCAAAAGCCGAAGCGGCGCGTCCCGACGGCATCGAGGCGGTGTCGATCGTGACACCGAACCATCTGCACGCGCCCGCCGCGCGCGCCTTCCTCAATGCGGGCATCCACGTCATCTGCGACAAGCCTATGACCACGACCGTGGCGGAGGCGCGGGAATTGGTGGATCTGGTGGGCCGTTCCGGAAAGATCTTCTGTCTCACCCACAACTATACCGGTTACCCGATGATCCGGCAGGCGCGCGCCATGGTTGCCAGCGGCGAGCTCGGGACCATCCGCCTGGTGCAGGTGGAATATCCGCAGGATTGGCTCACCCGGCGCGCAGAGCTATCCGGCAGCAAGCAGGCGGAATGGCGCACCGATCCAAAGCGCTCCGGCGCAGGCGGCAGCATCGGCGATATCGGCACCCATGCCTACAACATTGCCGCGTTCGTCACCGGGCTGGAAATCGAGGAACTGCTGGCGCAACTGACAACCTTCGCGCCGGGACGGCAGCTCGACGACGACGTGCAGATCCTGCTGCGGTATCGCGGCGGCGCGCGCGGCATGCTGTGGGCGAGCCAGGTGGCGGTCGGCAACGAAAATGGATTGAAGCTGCGGGTCTACGGTACCGAAGCAGGTCTCGAATGGACGCAGGCCGATCCGAACTATCTGTGGTTCACGCGGTTTAGCGAACCCAAGCAATTGCTGACGCGCGGCGGCGCGGGTGCCCGTGCTGAAGCCATCCGTGTGACGCGCCTGCCGAGCGGCCACCCGGAAGGCTATTTCGAAGCATTCGCCACCATCTATACCGAGGCCGCCCGCGCCATTCGCGCGGCACGTGCCGGCGGCACGCCCGATCGGGATGTCCTCTATCCGACCGTGGAGGATGGGCTCGAAGGCATGCTGTTCATCGAGGCCGCGGTCGAATCTTCCCGCAAGGGCAGCGTCTGGACCAGGCTCGCATGA
- a CDS encoding sugar phosphate isomerase/epimerase yields MKTIKGPAIFLAQFAGDAAPFNSFDAICGWAASLGYEGVQIPTWDGRLFDLVKASDSRTYCDEIKGIAADHGLVITELSTHLQGQLVAVHPAYDIAFDGFAAAEVRDNPKARTEWAVDQVKRALRASQHLGLNAHATFSGALAWPYIYPWPQRPAGLVEAAFDELAKRWTPLLDCAEENGVDICYEIHPGEDLHDGVSYEMFLERVRGHARANLLYDPSHFVLQQLDYLDYIDIYHQRIKAFHVKDAEFNPTGRQGVYGGFQSWVNRAGRFRSPGDGQVDFGGIFSRLATYDYDSWAVLEWECALKHPEDGAREGAEFIAGHIIRVTERAFDDFAGAGSDDAANRKMLGL; encoded by the coding sequence ATGAAAACGATCAAGGGCCCGGCGATCTTTCTGGCGCAGTTCGCCGGCGATGCCGCGCCGTTCAATTCATTCGATGCGATCTGCGGCTGGGCGGCGTCGCTCGGCTACGAGGGCGTGCAGATCCCGACCTGGGACGGGCGCTTGTTCGATCTCGTCAAGGCGTCCGACTCCAGGACCTATTGCGATGAGATCAAGGGAATTGCCGCCGACCATGGCCTCGTCATCACCGAATTGTCGACCCATCTGCAGGGCCAGCTCGTGGCTGTACATCCGGCCTACGACATCGCCTTCGACGGTTTTGCAGCGGCCGAGGTCCGCGACAATCCGAAGGCGCGCACCGAATGGGCGGTTGACCAGGTCAAGCGGGCGCTGCGCGCCTCGCAGCATCTAGGGCTGAATGCACATGCGACATTCTCCGGCGCGCTGGCGTGGCCTTATATTTATCCATGGCCGCAGCGACCGGCCGGATTGGTCGAGGCCGCCTTCGATGAGCTGGCAAAGCGCTGGACTCCGCTATTGGATTGCGCCGAGGAGAACGGCGTCGACATCTGTTACGAGATTCATCCCGGCGAAGACCTGCACGACGGCGTCAGCTACGAGATGTTCCTGGAGCGGGTGCGCGGGCATGCGCGCGCCAATCTGCTGTACGATCCCTCGCACTTCGTGCTGCAGCAACTCGACTATCTCGACTACATCGACATCTATCACCAGCGCATCAAGGCCTTTCACGTCAAGGATGCGGAATTCAATCCGACCGGTCGCCAGGGCGTCTATGGTGGTTTTCAGAGCTGGGTGAATCGCGCCGGGCGCTTCCGCTCGCCGGGCGACGGGCAGGTCGATTTCGGCGGCATCTTCTCCAGGCTCGCGACTTACGACTACGACAGCTGGGCCGTGCTGGAGTGGGAATGCGCCCTCAAGCATCCGGAAGACGGCGCGCGCGAGGGCGCGGAGTTCATCGCCGGGCATATCATCCGAGTGACCGAACGCGCCTTTGATGATTTCGCCGGCGCCGGCTCCGACGACGCAGCCAATCGCAAGATGCTTGGACTCTAA
- a CDS encoding LacI family DNA-binding transcriptional regulator → MNRPTIGDVAARAGVSTATVSRTLATPEQVTPKTRDAVLKAVRETGYVLNLAARHLRTNRAHAVLAVLPDASNIFFSQVLRGISDTLHQAGYSLVIADTANDPEREREHGEFIQGGRVDGVLLLNGRLLPSLSAKRGRTIPTVSLCERIPGSHLPHVETANREAARAITECLIAQGHRRIGYIAGPPTNVLEHDRFAGYRDALTARGIAFDPQLVCPGDYSIRAGEAAATAYRALPQLPDAVFASSDTMAMGLIRGFTAAGLSIPDQISIAGFDDIEFAAAYNPALTTVHQNRHDIGARAAGMLIDLMAGKKLSQREIQLPAEIVMRESTRAR, encoded by the coding sequence TTGAACAGGCCAACGATCGGCGATGTCGCGGCACGCGCGGGGGTGTCCACCGCGACGGTCAGCCGCACGCTTGCGACCCCCGAGCAGGTCACGCCCAAAACCCGCGATGCCGTTTTGAAGGCGGTGCGCGAGACCGGCTACGTGCTGAATCTTGCGGCGCGGCATCTGCGCACCAACCGCGCCCATGCGGTGCTAGCGGTTCTGCCCGACGCCTCGAACATCTTCTTCTCGCAGGTGTTGCGTGGCATTTCCGATACCCTGCACCAGGCCGGCTATAGCCTCGTGATCGCCGACACCGCCAACGACCCGGAGCGCGAACGCGAACACGGCGAGTTCATCCAGGGCGGACGGGTCGATGGTGTGCTCCTGCTCAATGGCAGGCTGCTGCCTTCCCTTTCCGCAAAACGTGGCCGCACCATCCCCACCGTGAGCCTGTGCGAGCGGATCCCCGGCTCGCACCTTCCCCATGTCGAGACTGCCAACCGCGAGGCGGCGCGCGCCATCACCGAATGCCTGATTGCGCAAGGGCATCGCCGGATCGGCTATATCGCGGGGCCACCCACCAACGTGCTCGAGCATGACCGGTTCGCCGGCTATCGCGATGCACTCACGGCGCGCGGCATCGCATTCGATCCGCAGCTGGTCTGTCCCGGTGACTATTCGATTAGGGCTGGCGAAGCCGCGGCGACGGCCTATCGGGCGCTTCCACAGCTGCCGGACGCGGTGTTCGCCTCCAGTGACACCATGGCGATGGGCCTGATCCGGGGTTTCACCGCTGCGGGACTCTCGATCCCCGACCAGATTTCGATCGCGGGTTTTGACGACATCGAATTTGCCGCCGCCTACAATCCCGCCCTGACCACCGTGCACCAGAACCGCCACGACATCGGCGCGCGCGCGGCCGGCATGCTGATCGACCTGATGGCGGGCAAAAAGCTCAGCCAGCGCGAGATCCAGCTCCCCGCGGAGATCGTGATGCGCGAGAGTACGCGCGCGCGATAA